ACGTTCTTTATCGTATTTTTCTTTTTTATATTTGTACTTTAATTCAAACTGTTCTCTTAGTGTCAAATAAGGCACCAAGTTAGAGGCTTGTAGTACAAATCCAATATCATTGAAACGAACATTTGATAATTCTGTTTTTGATAAGTTTGACACATCTTTTTCGTTAATCGCAATACTACCTGAAGTTGGTGATTGTAGCGCGCCCATAATAGTTAATAGAGTAGACTTACCACTACCACTAGGACCAACGATTGCAACAAAGTTTCCTTCGTCAATTTTTAAACTTGTTTCTTTTAAGATGTTGACCTCATTTGCGCCAACTGTAAAATTTTTCGTTACTTTATTTAATTCAATCACACTCATATTTATTTCCTCCTACAACGCATCTAGCGGATCAATGTTCAAGACACTTTTCGCTGAGAAGACACTACCAATTAACCCACAAAGAATGAATAATAGCGTAATAGCTAAATACAACGGCCAGTATATTGCCACTGGAACACTTGCGGGCATAAAGTAAAATGTTACGACAGTTAATGCTAAACCGATTAAAGCACCAAAAATACTAATTAATAGCGTTTGATAGATAACCGATTGGCTAATAAATTTATTACTAATCCCTTGTATTTTCAAAATGGCAAATATCGATTTTTTCTGCATTGTTAAGATATACATGAAAATCCCAATAATCACTGAAGCGATTAAGATCAAAGAAATAATCATTAAACCAAACGTTAATACTTGCGCTTGATAACCTGGAATCGAATTAATAAATTCTTTCTTATCTAAATAAATCAACTTATTATCCGCTAATTTCTTCTGATCAACTTTTTCATCTACAATCACTGCTGAAATCCTAATTGGCGTATTTTCAGTTGGACCGGTCGTTGCCTCTACACCTTCTGCTTGATTTTCCTCAGTAGGCGAATAAATCATCATCGCTTGTGAAGCCATTTCTAACTCTACATATCCAACAGGTTGCGTGTTATATTTTGACGATTCTGTAAAACCAACTACTTTATATTCTCTGTCAGTGTCTAACAACGTAATAGTGTCACCTAGTTTTACATCCACTAATTCTTTAAAACTTTCACTTAAGACAATTTCATCTTGACCTGAAAATTTCTTTCCTTCAATAACAGGTGCCATTAGGCTATCATCGTTCTCTTCAACACCCATTAAAACTAAATCTAACGGATCTGATTTAACTCCTTTTACCTCAACAACAGTTGACCCTACATTAAGCTGTTTACCATTTTTTAAATCAAGTCCTTTAACGACTTCTTCATCTATGGCTGATGAATAAATATTTTGATTGGAAGCTTTGGTTAACACAATTCCTTTTGCATCTTTCCAGTGATCAATCGAAGTTGTATTCGATTTAGCTAAACCATACGCTAAGCCTGATAAAAAATAAACTAAATACGCAATTAAGATGGTCACCATGATAATCATGAAAAAGCGACCTTTTTCTTTTTTTATTTCTTTAAGTGCTAAAAACATTATTGTCCCCAATAAGTCAATCTACTTATTGAGTCCCCCCTTCTAATTCAACTTATCAAACGATAAGGTAATTATAGCAAAAGAATTTCTAATTTGATATTATTTTGCTTAGGACAATATTTTGCTATAATATAAGTAACGAACTATTCAAAAGAATTGAGGTGACATGATGAAGAAAAAAATCATCGACCTAGCAACCAAACTATTTATGAAACAAGGATATTTAGCGACCTCGACAAGACAGATTGCAAAAGAATTGAATATTACGCAACCTGCTTTATATCATCACTATAAAAATAAAGAACAAATATACATTGAAGTATTAAAAAATTTTTCTGATGAAATTGGTATTAATATGCATCAAATCATCGAATCTGAACCCGATACTGAACAAGCTCTTATAAACATTTGTAAATATCTTCAACAAACCCATCCTATGAATTTTTCAATGATGATGCATGATATGAACCACGAATTAGATGAAACAACACTTCGCGAAATCTTTGTCATCTGGCAAAAAAATTATTTTTATTACTTTGAACAATTATTCGAACGATTAAATCATACTCACGACCTATTTTTTTCCCCAAAACAAATTTCTTCTCATTTTTTAAGAGGTTTATCAGCTTATATTGTTGGAGAATCTGAAAAATCGATGACTCCAGAATTACCAATAGAAGAATTTGTCAAAATTTTCTTGCACGGTGTCATAAAAAAATAAAGCAGGAAAAAGTGATGACT
This is a stretch of genomic DNA from Vagococcus zengguangii. It encodes these proteins:
- a CDS encoding ABC transporter ATP-binding protein, yielding MSVIELNKVTKNFTVGANEVNILKETSLKIDEGNFVAIVGPSGSGKSTLLTIMGALQSPTSGSIAINEKDVSNLSKTELSNVRFNDIGFVLQASNLVPYLTLREQFELKYKYKKEKYDKERVQQVMDKLSITHLADKYPDDISGGERQRAAIGLALVLSPKIILADEPTASLDTEKAYEVVEVFQKISHESNTTIIMVTHDTRMLSYCDRILEMNDGILNEVALDDMKGH
- a CDS encoding TetR/AcrR family transcriptional regulator, producing the protein MMKKKIIDLATKLFMKQGYLATSTRQIAKELNITQPALYHHYKNKEQIYIEVLKNFSDEIGINMHQIIESEPDTEQALINICKYLQQTHPMNFSMMMHDMNHELDETTLREIFVIWQKNYFYYFEQLFERLNHTHDLFFSPKQISSHFLRGLSAYIVGESEKSMTPELPIEEFVKIFLHGVIKK
- a CDS encoding ABC transporter permease: MFLALKEIKKEKGRFFMIIMVTILIAYLVYFLSGLAYGLAKSNTTSIDHWKDAKGIVLTKASNQNIYSSAIDEEVVKGLDLKNGKQLNVGSTVVEVKGVKSDPLDLVLMGVEENDDSLMAPVIEGKKFSGQDEIVLSESFKELVDVKLGDTITLLDTDREYKVVGFTESSKYNTQPVGYVELEMASQAMMIYSPTEENQAEGVEATTGPTENTPIRISAVIVDEKVDQKKLADNKLIYLDKKEFINSIPGYQAQVLTFGLMIISLILIASVIIGIFMYILTMQKKSIFAILKIQGISNKFISQSVIYQTLLISIFGALIGLALTVVTFYFMPASVPVAIYWPLYLAITLLFILCGLIGSVFSAKSVLNIDPLDAL